The Rhinoderma darwinii isolate aRhiDar2 chromosome 9, aRhiDar2.hap1, whole genome shotgun sequence sequence TATACATCTTTCTCCTGTTCTAGATGCTAGGCTGATAGCGCTTACCTACACTGATGTATTATAACTAACTGCAGATGTATGAGGTCTGGACAGGTTTTAAGATGCTAAATCTAAATGACATCAAgctgagatcttgaaaacggtgtTGTTGAAATAAAACATATCAGAGTTGCTTAACTTTATAACAatataaaatgattacattaCGTTAGATTTCCTTAGGACTTGACTAGTAAGCATCTTGAGTAATGActagacatctgcccattgatgctACATCCAGTTCAAGAAGCAACCAATGGAGACCAGATtgtccacctttgccacaaggGTAGAAGTGTTTTAAACTATAGAACCCCTTCAAATATAATGACCTTTAAATttttattctgtaaaaaaaacaattgaagCATAAAAACTATTTGGAATGTGCACTTACTCTGGGGACTGGAGATGTTTGCGCCACTTTCCTTTGGCCACTAGCATCGTGTGTTAAGTCTCTATGGTCAATCTGGATATGACTTTCCAGATCCTCTGCACTCTCAAACTTGACACTGCATTCAGGGCATCGTAGACTGGCACATAGCCTCTCGCAGGCGTCTTGCGAGGTTTGGTTGGAAGGCTGTCCATTGGTGGTTCTGCTTAAGCAGCTGGCACACAGTCCATATGGCAAACCATTAACATCTAACTTTACAAGGTCCTGCTTGTTTCGGAATTCTTTTAAGCACAGGGCACATTTATACAACTTCTGCAATGTTTGTCCATTAGGGGAGGAAGCAGCGGAGCTTCCCGACAGCTTTTGCATATGGAATGTTCCATGAATTTTAAGTTCGAGGGTAGATGTGACCGTCTGCATACAGACCACGCAGCGAAAACCAGTTAGGGAATTTCTAAGGTCTGGATGCATCTGACAGTGTTCAATAAACTCTTCCTCACTCTGAAGAGGCattttgcagatcctgcaggtcccggTGTCCAAACTTTTGCTGTGAGTAACTTTATGTTCAGTGAGTGTTAAAAGAGAAGGGAAACGCTCCCCACAAATGGGGCACATGTAGTGTTTTGCAGGACCCcgatgtgtctgcatgtgttctcGCAGACCATTCTCCGAGAAGAAAGTTCTTGCGCAGATATTGCACTTGTGACTGCCCTTGATAAACTCGGCTTTCTTCCTAGAACCATCATCTTCACCCGGTCTTATGTTATGATCTCGTAAACGGTGATTCTGAAGAAGGACTTCCATCGTGTATGCTGCACCACAAATGTCACAGCCATACATTGGCTCAGAAGCATCAACATCATCTTCACTGGCTTCGTGGCTGTTTGAAACCTCTGGGTTTTTCATTAACACGGTTGGGACTTCAGCAGTCTCGGACTTTTTGCTTGCCGGCACCATTCCATTTGCAGTGCCGTTTTGGTTATTGGTGTCAAAAACGCAATGTTTTTCACGTAGGTGCTTTTCTAGGAGAATAATGGCATGGAAAGCCTTACTGCAGAACTTACAATTGTACTTCTTACTGTGAGTGGTTATGTGACATTGTAGTTCCACTTCTGTGCTAAAGGTTTCTCCACAAAAGATGCACTTgtgtgattttgctggattgcccAAATGGCTATGCTTGACATGAAGCTGAAGGTCTACTTCTTTTCTAAAGTCCCAGTTACATGCCGTACAACGGTACATTTTCTTCTCATTGCTGTGTTTTACCGCCAGATGCACTTGGATGGAGACCTTTGAATCAAAGACTTCTTGGCAAAGTGTGCAATGATATAATACAAAAGTATGCATGTCCAATAAGTGCTTTTGCAGATCATCCACAGATGAGAACTGTTTGTCACAGCTCTCGCACACATAATGTGTGGATGTGGTCATGTAATGTACTGTGAGGTGCTGCAGGAGGGTGTCTTGAGAGTCAAAGTCCTCTTTGCATTGAGGACAGGATTGTTTTCTTAACAATAACTCTAAGTGTGACTTCAAATGTGTCTGAAATGTGTCAAAATTGGAAAACTTTAGGTCACATTGGTTACAGGGATACTCCCCATTAGATACAGAGTTTAGGCTTGGACACAACCTTTGCCTTTTAGGGGACGAAACTTCAACATCTGAAGAAACCGGACTCTGCTCCGATTTCGACTTCTTATTATTTGCAAGTGGAATATTCTTGTGGTTTTCTTTAATATGCTTAGTAAGTTTCAATATAGATCCAAATATGGGGGAGTTTGTACAATATGGGCACGAATACACTTCCATAAAGGACTGAGTTGGCTGTATAACAGGGGACTCAAGTTTTGAACTCCCTACATTACAATGGGTTTGCTGAATATGTTCGGTAAGTGAGGACTCCGTAAGAAATCCCATAGAACACTGGTTACAGAAGAAGGCATTATTGCCCTCCTGTGGAgtagcattagggccacaatgagaGATTCGGATATGCTCCTGCAGGCTGTTAATATCAGCGAACATCTCAGGACAATAGTTACAATGGAAGGCAGTTATGTTGCTGAACTGAACCATAGGGTATGCATGATTTTTATGGACTTTTCTCACGTGCTCATTAAGATTATATAGGGTGGGCAATAAATCCAAACAGATTTGACAGGTGTGACTTTGCTGAGGTTTGTCCACATGAATAGTTTTTAAGTGGATTTCCAAGACTGCCAAGCTGTTAAAATCCCTCTTTGTGCAATAAGGACAGCTGTACATAACTTTGGGCCAATTTTGACCGTCCTCTCGATCCATTGATAAAGTTTTTTTATGCACTCTTATTGGTTTGAGCGTGGAGTCAGGAGTAGATCCCCGTTCAACCGATGCACTCGAGTCAGGTGTGGCACTACTCATGGATGCCACACTGCCCAGAACTGGGTCAGGACTAATGCTGTGGTTGCTGGAGTCAGGCTGTCTGTGACTATCTAAGTGACAGTAAACTTCTTCAACGGAGGAAAACTGCTCTGGACACATGGGGCACTTGTGTTTCTTGTTGGCATGGACTTGATCAATGTGGGTGAGCAGGGAGGTTTCATCCGCAAATACTTCAGGGCAATGAATACACTGCAGGTCAGCTTTCTCCGAGAGCTGAGGGTGTCGTGTCATTACGTGCTTCTCTAGTTCTTCGGTCTGGCTAAAGGTTTCCTCACAATAATCACACATAAAGTCGTCTTTTTTCATATCTTTGTCCGTCTTGGCCAAATGTTCCTTGTTTTTCATATGAGCCTGCATGTGACTCTGCAGAGAACTAGTGGAGGAAAATCCGCGCTTGCACACTGTACACTTGAAAGGTTTGCTTGAGCTGTGAGTTTTCAGATGAATTTTAAGGTGGTCACTGCGAGAGAATGCGGCCTCACATTCGTGGCAGTGATACTTTTTATCCCCGGTGTGGAGTTTAATGTGGCGATCTCGACTTCTCTTGTGCTTAAATAGACGGCTGCAGTATGTGCATTTAAAAGGAAGTTTGTCGCTGTGGATCTGTTCGTGCCTTTTCAGGTAGCTCAAACGACTGAAAGACTTGTCACAGAACTGGCAGGGATACGGCAACCCAGATCCCCCTTCCTCCTCTCCTATGCCGAGATCACACCCATCCCCTATCATCTGAGTGGGTGATGCAACGTCTTTGCTGGAGGGAGATGAAGCCACCCAGGAGAATTGTGGGTCGTCATCACCATCTGTAATGGGAAAGCAGAAAGG is a genomic window containing:
- the ZNF423 gene encoding zinc finger protein 423; amino-acid sequence: MSRRKQAKPRSVKVEDSDDFGLNWDSSLSQTGGPGREAEREGRGLEDGNSVTSQEERIEEEDLEDESIYTCDNCQQDFDSLAELTEHRTQHCLGDGDDDPQFSWVASSPSSKDVASPTQMIGDGCDLGIGEEEGGSGLPYPCQFCDKSFSRLSYLKRHEQIHSDKLPFKCTYCSRLFKHKRSRDRHIKLHTGDKKYHCHECEAAFSRSDHLKIHLKTHSSSKPFKCTVCKRGFSSTSSLQSHMQAHMKNKEHLAKTDKDMKKDDFMCDYCEETFSQTEELEKHVMTRHPQLSEKADLQCIHCPEVFADETSLLTHIDQVHANKKHKCPMCPEQFSSVEEVYCHLDSHRQPDSSNHSISPDPVLGSVASMSSATPDSSASVERGSTPDSTLKPIRVHKKTLSMDREDGQNWPKVMYSCPYCTKRDFNSLAVLEIHLKTIHVDKPQQSHTCQICLDLLPTLYNLNEHVRKVHKNHAYPMVQFSNITAFHCNYCPEMFADINSLQEHIRISHCGPNATPQEGNNAFFCNQCSMGFLTESSLTEHIQQTHCNVGSSKLESPVIQPTQSFMEVYSCPYCTNSPIFGSILKLTKHIKENHKNIPLANNKKSKSEQSPVSSDVEVSSPKRQRLCPSLNSVSNGEYPCNQCDLKFSNFDTFQTHLKSHLELLLRKQSCPQCKEDFDSQDTLLQHLTVHYMTTSTHYVCESCDKQFSSVDDLQKHLLDMHTFVLYHCTLCQEVFDSKVSIQVHLAVKHSNEKKMYRCTACNWDFRKEVDLQLHVKHSHLGNPAKSHKCIFCGETFSTEVELQCHITTHSKKYNCKFCSKAFHAIILLEKHLREKHCVFDTNNQNGTANGMVPASKKSETAEVPTVLMKNPEVSNSHEASEDDVDASEPMYGCDICGAAYTMEVLLQNHRLRDHNIRPGEDDGSRKKAEFIKGSHKCNICARTFFSENGLREHMQTHRGPAKHYMCPICGERFPSLLTLTEHKVTHSKSLDTGTCRICKMPLQSEEEFIEHCQMHPDLRNSLTGFRCVVCMQTVTSTLELKIHGTFHMQKLSGSSAASSPNGQTLQKLYKCALCLKEFRNKQDLVKLDVNGLPYGLCASCLSRTTNGQPSNQTSQDACERLCASLRCPECSVKFESAEDLESHIQIDHRDLTHDASGQRKVAQTSPVPRKKTYQCIKCQMTFENEREIQIHVANHMIEEGINHECKLCNQMFDSPAKLLCHLIEHSFEGMGGTFKCPVCFTVFVQANKLQQHIFAVHGQEDKIYDCSQCPQKFFFQTELQNHTLSQHAQ